The following DNA comes from Enterobacter sp. SA187.
ATGCCACGGTGAATACGTTCCCGGGCCTTGTACACACCGCCCGTCACACCATGGGAGTGGGTTGCAAAAGAAGTAGGTAGCTTAACCTTCGGGAGGGCGCTTACCACTTTGTGATTCATGACTGGGGTGAAGTCGTAACAAGGTAACCGTAGGGGAACCTGCGGTTGGATCACCTCCTTACCTGAAAGAACCTGCCTTGCAGTGCTCACACAGATTGTCTGATGAACGTAATGAGCAAGACGGCTGCGAAGTCGTGACACCTCGTGTCCCCTTCGTCTAGCGGTTAGGACTCCGCCCTTTCACGGCGGCAACAGGGGTTCGAATCCCCTAGGGGACGCCACTTGCTGGGTGTGAGTGAAAGGCACAACCAATCAGTATCTCAAAACAGACTTCCGAGTCTCGTTTGAGATATTTGCTCTTTAAAAATCTGGATCAAGCTGAAAATTGAAACGACACGCTGTTTCTTTTCTCCGTAACAAGAAAAGAAAAATGGCGTGTTCGAGTCTCTCAAATTTTTGCAATCAGAAGTGAAACATCTTCGGGTTGTGAGGTTAAGCGACTAAGCGTACACGGTGGATGCCCTGGCAGTCAGAGGCGATGAAGGGCGTGCTAATCTGCGATAAGCGCCGGTAAGGTGATATGAACCGTTATAACCGGCGATACCCGAATGGGGAAACCCAGTGCAATCCGTTGCACTATCATGTCATGAATACATAGTGGCATGAGGCGAACCGGGGGAACTGAAACATCTAAGTACCCCGAGGAAAAGAAATCAACCGAGATTCCCCCAGTAGCGGCGAGCGAACGGGGAGGAGCCCAGAACCTGAATCAGCATGTGTGTTAGTGGAAGCGTCTGGAAAGTCGCAGGGTACAGGGTGATACTCCCGTACACAAAAATGCATATGTTGTGAGTTCGAAGAGTAGGGCGGGACACGTGGTATCCTGTCTGAATATGGGGGGACCATCCTCCAAGGCTAAATACTCCTGACTGACCGATAGTGAACCAGTACCGTGAGGGAAAGGCGAAAAGAACCCCGGCGAGGGGAGTGAAACAGAACCTGAAACCGTGTACGTACAAGCAGTGGGAGCCTCTTTATGGGGTGACTGCGTACCTTTTGTATAATGGGTCAGCGACTTATATTCTGTAGCAAGGTTAACCGTATAGGGGAGCCGAAGGGAAACCGAGTCTTAACTGGGCGTTAAGTTGCAGGGTATAGACCCGAAACCCGGTGATCTAGCCATGGGCAGGTTGAAGGTTGGGTAACACTAACTGGAGGACCGAACCGACTAATGTTGAAAAATTAGCGGATGACTTGTGGCTGGGGGTGAAAGGCCAATCAAACCGGGAGATAGCTGGTTCTCCCCGAAAGCTATTTAGGTAGCGCCTCGTGAATTCATCTTCGGGGGTAGAGCACTGTTTCGGCTAGGGGGTCATCCCGACTTACCAACCCGATGCAAACTGCGAATACCGAAGAATGTTATCACGGGAGACACACGGCGGGTGCTAACGTCCGTCGTGAAGAGGGAAACAACCCAGACCGCCAGCTAAGGTCCCAAAGTCATGGTTAAGTGGGAAACGATGTGGGAAGGCACAGACAGCCAGGATGTTGGCTTAGAAGCAGCCATCATTTAAAGAAAGCGTAATAGCTCACTGGTCGAGTCGGCCTGCGCGGAAGATGTAACGGGGCTAAACCATGCACCGAAGCTGCGGCAGCGACACTATGTGTTGTTGGGTAGGGGAGCGTTCTGTAAGCCGTTGAAGGTGGACTGTGAGGTCTGCTGGAGGTATCAGAAGTGCGAATGCTGACATAAGTAACGATAAAGCGGGTGAAAAACCCGCTCGCCGGAAGACCAAGGGTTCCTGTCCAACGTTAATCGGGGCAGGGTGAGTCGACCCCTAAGGCGAGGCCGAAAGGCGTAGTCGATGGGAAACAGGTTAATATTCCTGTACTCGGTGTTACTGCGAAGGGGGGACGGAGAAGGCTATGTTGGCCGGGCGACGGTTGTCCCGGTTTAAGCGTGTAGGTGTGTGTTCCAGGTAAATCCGGTTCACTTTAACACTGAGGCGTGATGACGAGGCACTACGGTGCTGAAGTGACAAATGCCCTGCTTCCAGGAAAAGCCTCTAAGCATCAGGTAACACAGAATCGTACCCCAAACCGACACAGGTGGTCAGGTAGAGAATACCAAGGCGCTTGAGAGAACTCGGGTGAAGGAACTAGGCAAAATGGTGCCGTAACTTCGGGAGAAGGCACGCTGGTGCGTAGGTGAAGTGACTTGCTCACGGAGCTGAAACCAGTCGAAGATACCAGCTGGCTGCAACTGTTTATTAAAAACACAGCACTGTGCAAACACGAAAGTGGACGTATACGGTGTGACGCCTGCCCGGTGCCGGAAGGTTAATTGATGGGGTTAGCGGCAACGCGAAGCTCTTGATCGAAGCCCCGGTAAACGGCGGCCGTAACTATAACGGTCCTAAGGTAGCGAAATTCCTTGTCGGGTAAGTTCCGACCTGCACGAATGGCGTAATGATGGCCAGGCTGTCTCCACCCGAGACTCAGTGAAATTGAAATCGCTGTGAAGATGCAGTGTACCCGCGGCAAGACGGAAAGACCCCGTGAACCTTTACTATAGCTTGACACTGAACACTGGTCCTTGATGTGTAGGATAGGTGGGAGGCTTTGAAGCGTGGACGCCAGTCTGCGTGGAGCCATCCTTGAAATACCACCCTTTAATGGCTGGTGTTCTAACGTGGGCCCGTAATCCGGGTTGCGGACAGTGTCTGGTGGGTAGTTTGACTGGGGCGGTCTCCTCCTAAAGCGTAACGGAGGAGCACGAAGGTTAGCTAATCCTGGTCGGACATCAGGAGGTTAGTGCAATGGCATAAGCTAGCTTGACTGCGAGCGTGACGGCGCGAGCAGGTGCGAAAGCAGGTCATAGTGATCCGGTGGTTCTGAATGGAAGGGCCATCGCTCAACGGATAAAAGGTACTCCGGGGATAACAGGCTGATACCGCCCAAGAGTTCATATCGACGGCGGTGTTTGGCACCTCGATGTCGGCTCATCACATCCTGGGGCTGAAGTAGGTCCCAAGGGTATGGCTGTTCGCCATTTAAAGTGGTACGCGAGCTGGGTTTAGAACGTCGTGAGACAGTTCGGTCCCTATCTGCCGTGGGCGCTGGAGAATTGAGGGGGGCTGCTCCTAGTACGAGAGGACCGGAGTGGACGCATCACTGGTGTTCGGGTTGTCATGCCAATGGCATTGCCCGGTAGCTAAATGCGGAAGAGATAAGTGCTGAAAGCATCTAAGCACGAAACTTGCCCCGAGATGAGTTCTCCCTGACTCCTTGAGAGTCCTGAAGGAACGTTGAAGACGACGACGTTGATAGGCCGGGTGTGTAAGCGCAGCGATGCGTTGAGCTAACCGGTACTAATGAACCGTGAGGCTTAACCTTACAACGCCGAAGATGTTTTGGCGGATTTGAGAGATTTTCAGCTGATACAGATTAGTGTTTAATGCCTTAAGGCGTTAGACAGACAGAATTTGCCTGGCGGCACTAGCGCGGCGGTCCCACCTGACCCCATGCCGAACTCAGAAGTGAAACGCCGTAGCGCCGATGGTAGTGTGGGGTCTCCCCATGCGAGAGTAGGGAACTGCCAGGCATCAAACAAAGCAGAAGGCCATTCTCACGGATGGCCTTTTTGCGTTTGGCGATCTCCCTGACGCCATCCTCCACACGACTAACCACAAGCGATCCCGCCATATATACGGTAAACTAGCCGTGTTTTTGTCTCTGGATAGCGTCTATGAATCACTCCCTTAAGCCCTGGAATACATTTGGTATAGCGCGTCAGGCCGCACGCATTGTTCGTGCAGAGAATGAGCAACAGTTACTCTCTGCCTGGCAGGAAGCGGTAAAAAATCAGCGTCCGGTTCTGCTACTGGGAGAAGGTAGTAATGTTCTTTTCCTGGAAGACTTTGCCGGCACCGTCATTGTGAACCGTATTATGGGCATCGAGGCGGTGGAACGATCAGATGCATGGCATCTGCACGTCGGGGCAGGGGAAAACTGGCATAAGTTTGTCCAGTACACGCTGGATAACGGTATGCCCGGGCTTGAAAACCTTGCGCTGATCCCCGGCTGTGTCGGTTCATCTCCTATTCAGAACATTGGCGCATACGGGATTGAACTCCAGCGGGTTTGTGAGTATGTCGACTGTCTTGAGCTCGAGTCCGGTAAAAGGCTGCGTCTGAGCGCTGCAGAGTGTCAATTCGGCTATCGCGACAGTGCTTTCAAACACCAGTATCAGGATCGTTATGCCATCGTTGCCGTTGGTTTCCGCCTGTCAAAAACATGGCAGCCTGTACTGACCTATGGCGATTTAACGCGCCTTGATCCGCAGAGAGTCACGCCTCTGGATGTATTTAATTCGGTGTGCCACATGCGCATGACAAAGCTTCCGGATCCAAAAGTGAATGGTAACGCAGGCAGCTTTTTCAAGAACCCGGTTATCACCGCTGAGCAAGCCCAGGCATTGCTGGCGCAGTTTCCTGCCGCCCCGCACTATCCTCAGGCTGATGGCAGCGTGAAGCTGGCCGCTGGCTGGCTTATCGATCAGTGTGATTTAAAAGGAACGACGCTGGGCGGCGCGGCTGTGCACCGTCAGCAAGCTCTGGTGCTGATTAATACTGGCGACGCCACCAGTGACGATGTGGTAAAACTCGCCCACCATGTTCGCCAGCAGGTCGGTAATAAATTTAGTGTCTGGCTGGAGCCGGAAGTGCGATTTATCGGCCAGACGGGTGAAGTAAATGCAGTGGAGATTATCGCGTGAAGGACAATACCATTCCATTAACTCTGATCTCCATTCTGGCAGATGGCGAATTTCATTCTGGCGAACAGCTGGGTGAACATCTTGGCATGAGCAGGGCGGCGATTAATAAGCATGTCCAGACTTTGCGTGACTGGGGCGTAGATGTCTTTACCGTGCCTGGTAAAGGTTACAGTCTGCCAGAGCCAATCCAGTTGCTGGATGACGCATTTATCAGCGGGCAGTTTAATGAGGGGAATATTGCCGTTCTTCCGGTAATAGACTCAACGAACCAGTATCTGATGGATCGCATGGATCAATTACATTCTGGTGATGCCTGTGTGGCGGAATATCAGCAGGCCGGACGCGGCAGACGCGGACGGAAGTGGTTTTCACCTTTCGGCGCCAATCTGTATCTTTCCATGTACTGGCGTCTGGAACAGGGCCCGGCTGCCGCTATGGGGCTGAGTCTGGTTATCGGTATTGTCATGGCAGAGGTATTACAGGCGCTGGGTGCTGAAGAGGTGCGTGTAAAATGGCCCAACGATTTATACCTTCAGGACAGAAAGCTCGCAGGTATTCTGGTGGAACTGACCGGAAAAACGGGGGATGCCGCACAGATAGTTATAGGGGCGGGTATTAACCTCGCCATGCGCAACGTTGAAGCTGACATTGTGAATCAGGGCTGGATCAACCTCCAGGAGGCCGGGATCGCCGTGGATCGCAATCAGCTGGCAGTACGCCTCATTAGCGAACTACGTGCCGCACTACACCTGTTTGAACAGGAAGGTTTAAGCCCGTACCTGATGCGCTGGAAAAAGCTGGATAACTTTATTAACCGGCCGGTGAAGCTAATTATCGGCGACAAAGAGATTTACGGTATTTCCCGCGGTATCGACGCTCAGGGGGCATTATTACTTGAGCAGGATGGTATTACCAAGCCATGGGTCGGTGGCGAAATATCATTAAGAAGTGCCGGATAAAAAAAGGAGAGCATAATGCTCTCCTTTTTGTTTATTTACGTAAACGGACCTGCTCTACGGCGTGATTGGCGCTCTTGGTCATAATCAGACTGGCGCGCTCACGGGTGGGTAGTATGTTTTCTTTTAAATTCAACCCGTTAATCTCTTTCCACAGGGAGGTGGCAATATTGACCGCTTCTTCCGTCGATAGTTTGGCATAGTTATGGAAATAAGAATCCGGGTTACTAAAAGCCCCTTCACGGAATTTCAGGAAGCGGTTGATATACCAGGTCTGTAATAAATCTTCCGGCGCATCAACATAAATAGAGAAGTCGACGAAGTCAGATACAAATACATGATGTGGATCGTGTGGATAATCCATACCGCTTTGCAGCACATTCAAACCTTCGAGAATAAGAATATCCGGCTGGGTTACCGTCTTATCACCGTCCGGGATCACGTCATAGATGAGGTGTGAATATACGGGCGCGGTGACGTTGGGTACGCCTGATTTGAGATCCGAGACAAATTTCACCAGCCGGTGCATATCATAAGAAAGAGGGAAACCCTTCTTCTTCATCAACCCGCGTTCTTTCAACACTTCATTAGGGTGGAGGAAGCCATCGGTGGTAATCAGCTCAACGCGGCGATGTTCAGGCCAGCGGCTTAACAACGCCTGAAGCACACGTGCAGTGGTGCTTTTACCCACGGCTACGCTGCCGGCAATACTAATGATGTAGGGTATGCGTTCCCCGTTAGTGCCCAGAAACTGCTCCAGTACGGCCTGACGACGCAGATTCGAACTGATGTAGAAATTGAGTAAACGTGACAACGGCAGATAAATCTCTGCAACTTCTTCCAGAGAAAGGTCTTCGTTGATGCCTTTTAACCGCGCGATTTCACCTTCTGTCAGGGTCATCGGCACTGAATCACGAAGGGCAGCCCACTGGCTGCGGTTAAACTCAAGGTAAGGCGTCATTAACGATTGCTCTTTTTTACTCATAAGCATATGTCTGCCTGCCATGCTCATTTCCCGCTCAATCACTGCTGTTCAGTGAGACACCGAATATTCAGACCGCGACAATGGCACGCTGCATGTAAGTTAAATTTGGACAATACGCAGGAGGGTAACACCAGATGAAAAGGAATAATAAGAAAAAATCACCTCGACGGGCGGATTCAAAGGCGAGCATCACGAAAGCAGGAATCAGGTGAGATTGCGCTATAAAAGAGAAGTACAACCTTCGCACAGGTAATAAGATAGCGCGCGGCGCACATAGCCTTCTTCAGGCTGGCGAGGATGATCGGTTTATGCGCGGCCTTTTCACCTCACCTACCCCTAACTTGCTGAATAATTGTTCTGCTCTGCATGAAATTACAGCATTTTTCCATGCTGGCGCACAAAATGTGAGCGATAGAACGTTTTCTGCGATTTTTTTGTTGCATGCAGGCGCAGGTCTACCTAGAATGCGCGCTACTTGATGCCGACTTAGCTCAGTAGGTAGAGCAACTGACTTGTAATCAGTAGGTCACCAGTTCGATTCCGGTAGTCGGCACCATCAAGTCCGGTGGGGTTCCCGAGCGGCCAAAGGGAGCAGACTGTAAATCTGCCGTCACAGACTTCGAAGGTTCGAATCCTTCCCCCACCACCACTTTCTGGCAGCGTAAAAACTGTCTGGGCTGGTTGAAAGACTAACCGGCTCAAGCGAAAAAGAGACATGTCTCTTTTTTTGTCACAGAAAGAACTGGGTAGCCGAGTTTCAGGATGCGGGCATCGTATAATGGCTATTACCTCAGCCTTCCAAGCTGATGATGCGGGTTCGATTCCCGCTGCCCGCTCCAGACGTGCTGATATGGCTCAGTTGGTAGAGCGCACCCTTGGTAAGGGTGAGGTCCCCAGTTCGACTCTGGGTATCAGCACCACTTCACTTCTCCTTCCCGTTTCTCTCTGTGTAAGCTTAAATATTCAACATTTCAGGCATATCGCCTGGTTGATGTGGTGATATCACCGATTTATCCGTGTCTTAGAGGGACAATCGATGTCTAAAGAAAAGTTTGAACGTACAAAACCGCACGTTAACGTCGGTACTATCGGCCACGTTGACCATGGCAAAACTACACTGACCGCTGCAATCACTACCGTTCTGGCTAAAACCTACGGTGGTTCTGCTCGTGCATTCGACCAGATCGATAACGCGCCGGAAGAAAAAGCTCGTGGTATCACCATCAACACTTCTCACGTTGAATACGACACCCCGACTCGCCACTACGCACACGTAGACTGCCCGGGCCACGCCGACTATGTTAAAAACATGATCACCGGTGCTGCTCAGATGGATGGCGCAATCCTGGTTGTTGCTGCGACTGACGGCCCGATGCCGCAGACCCGTGAGCACATCCTGCTGGGTCGCCAGGTAGGCGTTCCGTTCATCATCGTGTTCCTGAACAAATGCGACATGGTTGATGACGAAGAGCTGCTGGAACTGGTAGAGATGGAAGTTCGTGAACTGCTGTCTCAGTACGATTTCCCGGGCGACGACACCCCGATCGTACGTGGTTCTGCACTGAAAGCGCTGGAAGGCGAAGCACAGTGGGAAGAGAAAATCATCGAACTGGCTGGCTACCTGGATTCTTACATCCCGGAACCAGAGCGTGCGATTGACAAGCCGTTCCTGCTGCCTATCGAAGACGTATTCTCCATCTCCGGCCGTGGTACTGTAGTAACCGGTCGTGTAGAGCGCGGTATCGTTAAAGTGGGCGAAGAAGTTGAAATCGTTGGTATCAAAGATACTGCGAAATCAACCTGTACTGGCGTTGAAATGTTCCGCAAACTGCTGGACGAAGGCCGTGCTGGTGAGAACGTTGGTGTTCTGCTGCGTGGTATCAAACGTGAAGAAATCGAACGTGGTCAGGTACTGGCTAAGCCGGGTTCCATCAAGCCGCACACCAAATTCGAATCTGAAGTTTACATCCTGTCCAAAGATGAAGGCGGCCGTCATACTCCGTTCTTCAAAGGCTACCGTCCGCAGTTCTACTTCCGTACAACTGACGTGACTGGCACCATCGAACTGCCGGAAGGCGTAGAGATGGTAATGCCGGGCGACAACATCAAAATGGTTGTTACCCTGATCCACCCGATCGCGATGGACGACGGTCTGCGTTTCGCAATCCGTGAAGGCGGCCGTACCGTTGGCGCAGGCGTTGTTGCTAAAGTTCTTGGCTAATCG
Coding sequences within:
- the murB gene encoding UDP-N-acetylmuramate dehydrogenase, which translates into the protein MNHSLKPWNTFGIARQAARIVRAENEQQLLSAWQEAVKNQRPVLLLGEGSNVLFLEDFAGTVIVNRIMGIEAVERSDAWHLHVGAGENWHKFVQYTLDNGMPGLENLALIPGCVGSSPIQNIGAYGIELQRVCEYVDCLELESGKRLRLSAAECQFGYRDSAFKHQYQDRYAIVAVGFRLSKTWQPVLTYGDLTRLDPQRVTPLDVFNSVCHMRMTKLPDPKVNGNAGSFFKNPVITAEQAQALLAQFPAAPHYPQADGSVKLAAGWLIDQCDLKGTTLGGAAVHRQQALVLINTGDATSDDVVKLAHHVRQQVGNKFSVWLEPEVRFIGQTGEVNAVEIIA
- the birA gene encoding bifunctional biotin--[acetyl-CoA-carboxylase] ligase/biotin operon repressor BirA; its protein translation is MKDNTIPLTLISILADGEFHSGEQLGEHLGMSRAAINKHVQTLRDWGVDVFTVPGKGYSLPEPIQLLDDAFISGQFNEGNIAVLPVIDSTNQYLMDRMDQLHSGDACVAEYQQAGRGRRGRKWFSPFGANLYLSMYWRLEQGPAAAMGLSLVIGIVMAEVLQALGAEEVRVKWPNDLYLQDRKLAGILVELTGKTGDAAQIVIGAGINLAMRNVEADIVNQGWINLQEAGIAVDRNQLAVRLISELRAALHLFEQEGLSPYLMRWKKLDNFINRPVKLIIGDKEIYGISRGIDAQGALLLEQDGITKPWVGGEISLRSAG
- the coaA gene encoding type I pantothenate kinase; protein product: MSKKEQSLMTPYLEFNRSQWAALRDSVPMTLTEGEIARLKGINEDLSLEEVAEIYLPLSRLLNFYISSNLRRQAVLEQFLGTNGERIPYIISIAGSVAVGKSTTARVLQALLSRWPEHRRVELITTDGFLHPNEVLKERGLMKKKGFPLSYDMHRLVKFVSDLKSGVPNVTAPVYSHLIYDVIPDGDKTVTQPDILILEGLNVLQSGMDYPHDPHHVFVSDFVDFSIYVDAPEDLLQTWYINRFLKFREGAFSNPDSYFHNYAKLSTEEAVNIATSLWKEINGLNLKENILPTRERASLIMTKSANHAVEQVRLRK
- the tuf gene encoding elongation factor Tu, whose product is MSKEKFERTKPHVNVGTIGHVDHGKTTLTAAITTVLAKTYGGSARAFDQIDNAPEEKARGITINTSHVEYDTPTRHYAHVDCPGHADYVKNMITGAAQMDGAILVVAATDGPMPQTREHILLGRQVGVPFIIVFLNKCDMVDDEELLELVEMEVRELLSQYDFPGDDTPIVRGSALKALEGEAQWEEKIIELAGYLDSYIPEPERAIDKPFLLPIEDVFSISGRGTVVTGRVERGIVKVGEEVEIVGIKDTAKSTCTGVEMFRKLLDEGRAGENVGVLLRGIKREEIERGQVLAKPGSIKPHTKFESEVYILSKDEGGRHTPFFKGYRPQFYFRTTDVTGTIELPEGVEMVMPGDNIKMVVTLIHPIAMDDGLRFAIREGGRTVGAGVVAKVLG